One genomic segment of Sorex araneus isolate mSorAra2 chromosome X, mSorAra2.pri, whole genome shotgun sequence includes these proteins:
- the HCFC1 gene encoding host cell factor 1 isoform X3, protein MASALSPANSPAVLLQPRWKRVVGWSGPVPRPRHGHRAVAIKELIVVFGGGNEGIVDELHVYNTATNQWFIPAVRGDIPPGCAAYGFVCDGTRLLVFGGMVEYGKYSNDLYELQASRWEWKRLKAKTPKNGPPPCPRLGHSFSLVGNKCYLFGGLANDSEDPKNNIPRYLNDLYILELRPGSGVVAWDIPITYGVLPPPRESHTAVVYTEKDNKKSKLVIYGGMSGCRLGDLWTLDIETLTWNKPSLSGVAPLPRSLHSATTIGNKMYVFGGWVPLVMDDVKVATHEKEWKCTNTLACLNLDSMAWETILMDTLEDNIPRARAGHCAVAINTRLYIWSGRDGYRKAWNNQVCCKDLWYLETEKPPPPARVQLVRANTNSLEVSWGAVATADSYLLQLQKYDIPATAATATSPTPNPVPSVPANPPKSPAPAAAAPAVQPLTQVGITLLPQAAAAPPTTTTIQVLPTVPGGSISVPAAARSQGVPAVLKVTGPQATTGTPLVTMRPASQAGKAPVTVTSLPAGVRMVVPTQSAQGTVIGSNPQMSGMAALAAAAAATQKIPPSSAPTVLSVPAGTTIVKTVAVTPGTTTLPATVKVASSPVMVSNPATRMLKTAAAQVGTSVSSAANTSTRPIITVHKSGTVTVAQQAQVVTTVVGGVTKTITLVKSPISVPGGSALISNLGKVMSVVQTKPVQTSAVTGQASTGPVTQIIQTKGPLPAGTILKLVTSADGKPTTIITTTQASGAGTKPTILGISSVSPSTTKPGTTTIIKTIPMSAIITQAGATGVTSTPGIKSPITIITTKVMTSGTGTPAKIITAVPKIATGHGQQGVTQVVLKGAPGQPGTILRTVPMGGVRLVTPVTVSAVKPAVTTLVVKGTTGVTTLGTVTGTVSTSLAGAGGHSTSASLATPITTLGTIATLSSQVINPTAITVSAAQTTLTAAGALTTPTITMQPVAQPTQVTLITAPSGVEAQPVHDLPVSILASPTTEQPTATVTIADSGQGDVQPGTVTLVCSNPPCETHETGTTNTATTTVVANLGGHPQAPQVQFVCDRQETAASLVTSAVAQQNGSVVRVCSNPPCETHETGTTNTATTATSNMAGQLGCSNPPCETHETGTTSTATTAVASMGAGHLPCTAAPAPTVVRVSVAAGVLKGAQAATAASCQTRQTSATSSTMTMMVPGTSLLGPSLALEVGGHRPYGPATGLSQLVSVGHPVEVPHIPTTSTLGAGETGDSTGTVTTLEALLCPVTQVCSNPPCETHETGTTNTATTSNAGGAQRVCSNPPCETHETGTTHTPTTATSSGNAGQPEGAQQPAASRPCETHQTTSTGTTMSVSVGALLPDAGPSHRTLDPGAEVGASASMTPTVGAALLAPFPTQRVCSNPPCETHETGTTHTATTVTSNMSSSQDPPTTASDQGEVESTQSDMANVTSSSVITTTVSSALTRAVTTVTQSTPVPGPSVPPPEELQASPGPRQQLPPRQLLQSASTPLMGESTEVLSASRPPELQGAMDLSSTGDPPSGQEPASSAVVATVVVQPPAPTQSEVEQLALPQELMAEAQAGTTTLMVTGLTPEELAVTAAAEAAAQAAATEEAQALAIQAVLQAAQQAVMAGTGEPMDTSDAAAAVTQAELGHLAGEGQEGQATTIPIVLTQQELAALVQQQQLQEAQAQHHLPTEALAPADSLNDPTIESNCLNELAGAVPSTVALLPPTATESLAPSNTFVAPQPVVVASPAKLQAAATLTEVANGIESLGVKQDLPPPPKAPVKKENQWFDVGVIKGTNVMVTHYFLPPDDAAPCDDDSGAVPDYTQLKKQELQPGTAYKFRVAGINACGRGPFSEISAFKTCLPGFPGAPCAIKISKSPDGAHLTWEPPSVTSGKIIEYSVYLAIQSSQASGEPKSSTPAQLAFMRVYCGPSPSCLVQSSSLSNAHIDYTTKPAIIFRIAARNEKGYGPATQVRWLQETNKDSSGTKPASKRPMASPEMKSAPKKSKADGQ, encoded by the exons ATGGCGTCGGCCTTGTCGCCCGCCAACTCTCCGGCGGTGCTGCTGCAGCCGCGCTGGAAGCGGGTGGTGGGCTGGTCGGGCCCCGTGCCCCGACCCCGCCACGGTCACCGCGCCGTGGCCATCAAGGAGCTCATCGTAGTGTTCGGCGGCGGCAACGAGGGCATCGTGGACGAGCTTCACGTGTACAACACGG CCACCAACCAGTGGTTCATCCCAGCTGTGCGTGGGGACATCCCGCCAGGGTGCGCGGCCTATGGCTTCGTGTGCGATGGAACACGCTTGCTGGTGTTCGGAGGCATGGTGGAGTATGGGAAGTATAGCAACGACTTGTATGAGCTCCAG GCCAGTCGATGGGAGTGGAAGAGACTCAAGGCCAAGACACCCAAAAATGGACCCCCTCCATGCCCGCGTCTTGGACACAGCTTCTCCCTCGTGGGCAACAAATGCTACCTTTTTGGGGGTCTGGCCAACGACAGTGAGGACCCCAAGAATAACATTCCGAG gtACCTGAATGATCTGTATATCCTGGAGCTGCGGCCGGGTTCCGGCGTGGTCGCCTGGGACATCCCCATCACCTATGGGGTCCTGCCTCCACCCCGTGAATCCCACACGGCCGTGGTCTACACCGAGAAGGACAACAAGAAGTCCAAGCTGGTAATCTACGGGGGGATGAGCGGCTGCAGGCTCGGAGACCTCTGGACCCTGGATATCG AGACCCTGACTTGGAACAAGCCCAGCCTCAGCGGTGTGGCACCTCTGCCTCGGAGCCTTCACTCAGCCACGACTATCGGAAACAA AATGTATGTCTTTGGTGGCTGGGTTCCACTCGTCATGGATGACGTCAAAGTGGCCACACATGAGAAGGAGTGGAAGTGCACCAACACGCTGGCTTGTCTCAACCTGG ATTCTATGGCCTGGGAGACCATCCTCATGGACACGCTGGAGGACAACATTCCCCGCGCCCGGGCCGGCCACTGTGCCGTCGCCATCAATACCCGCCTGTACATTTGGAGCGGGCGTGATGGCTACCGCAAGGCCTGGAACAACCAGGTGTGCTGTAAAGACCTCTGGTACCTGGAAACAG AAAAGCCGCCGCCCCCTGCAAGGGTGCAGCTAGTAAGAGCCAACACCAACTCCCTGGAGGTGAGCTGGGGGGCGGTGGCCACAGCCGACAGTTACCTTCTGCAACTCCAGAAATACGACATTCCTGCCACGGCTGCGACTgccacctcccccacacccaatCCTGTCCCGTCTGTGCCTGCCAACCCCCCTAagagcccagccccagccgcTGCAGCACCTGCCGTGCAGCCCCTGACCCAAGTAGGCATAACGCTCCTGCCCCAGGCGGCTGCCGCTCCCCCTACAACCACCACCATCCAGGTCTTGCCGACAGTGCCTGGCGGCTCCATTTCCGTGCCTGCCGCAGCCAGAAGTCAAG GGGTCCCTGCTGTTCTCAAAGTGACCGGTCCACAAGCGACGACAGGAACTCCTTTGGTCACCATGCGACCTGCTAGCCAGGCGGGAAAAGCCCCCGTCACCGTGACCTCCCTTCCTGCGGGTGTGCGAATGGTCGTGCCCACGCAGAGTGCCCAAGGGACG GTGATTGGCAGCAACCCACAGATGAGTGGGATGGCTGCCCTGGCGGCTGCTGCTGCGGCCACCCAGAAGATCCCTCCGTCCTCGGCTCCCACAGTGCTGAGCGTCCCGGCAGGCACCACGATCGTTAAGACTGTAGCCGTGACGCCTGGCACCACTACCCTCCCCGCCACGGTGAAGGTGGCCTCCTCACCTGTCATG GTGAGCAACCCGGCCACACGCATGCTGAAGACTGCCGCCGCCCAGGTGGGGACCTCTGTCTCCTCGGCCGCCAACACATCCACGCGCCCTATCATCACGGTGCACAAGTCCGGGACCGTAACCGTAGCCCAGCAAGCCCAGGTCGTGACCACAGTGGTGGGTGGAGTCACCAAGACCATCACCCTGGTGAAGAGTCCCATCTCTGTCCCCGGAGGCAGTGCTTTG ATTTCTAATCTCGGCAAGGTGATGTCTGTGGTCCAGACCAAACCTGTTCAGACATCCGCAGTCACGGGCCAGGCATCCACAGGCCCAGTGACCCAGATCATTCAG ACCAAAGGGCCCCTGCCGGCTGGAACCATTCTGAAGCTAGTGACCTCGGCTGATGGCAAGcccaccaccatcatcactacCACACAGGCCAGTGGGGCCGGGACTAAACCTACCATCCTGGGCATCAGCAgtgtgtcccccagcaccaccaagccTGGCACGACCACCATCATCAAGACCATTCCCATGTCCGCCATCATCACGCAGGCTGGTGCCACGG GTGTGACCAGCACTCCCGGCATCAAGTCCCcaatcaccatcatcaccaccaagGTCATGACTTCTGGCACTGGAACGCCTGCCAAGATCATCACCGCTGTCCCCAAGATTGCCACCGGCCACGGGCAGCAAGGCGTGACCCAG GTGGTGCTAAAGGGAGCCCCTGGACAGCCAGGCACCATCCTGCGCACAGTGCCCATGGGGGGTGTCCGCCTGGTGACCCCCGTCACCGTTTCTGCCGTCAAGCCAGCTGTGACCACGCTGGTTGTGAAGGGCACTACAG GTGTTACCACCTTGGGCACAGTGACCGGCACCGTTTCCACCAGCCTGGCCGGAGCAGGGGGCCACAGCACCAGTGCCTCCCTGGCCACGCCCATCACCACCCTGGGCACCATTGCCACTCTCTCAAGCCAGGTGATCAACCCCACGGCCATCACCGTGTCGGCCGCGCAGACCACGCTCACGGCGGCCGGcgctctcaccacccccaccattACCATGCAG cccgtGGCCCAGCCTACCCAGGTGACTCTGATCACGGCCCCCAGCGGTGTGGAAGCCCAGCCCGTGCATGACCTCCCGGTGTCCATACTGGCCTCGCCCACGACCGAGCAGCCCACAGCCACCGTCACCATCGCCGACTCAGGCCAGGGCGACGTGCAGCCTGGCACAGTAACGCTGGTTTGCTCCAACCCTCCGTGTGAGACCCACGAGACGGGCACCACCAACACGGCCACCACCACGGTCGTGGCCAACCTCGgggggcacccccaggccccccaggtgCAGTTTGTCTGTGACCGACAGGAAACGGCGGCTTCTCTGGTGACGTCGGCAGTGGCCCAGCAGAACGGCAGCGTGGTGCGTGTGTGCTCCAACCCTCCGTGTGAGACCCACGAGACAGGCACCACCAACACGGCCACCACCGCCACGTCCAACATGGCTGGCCAGCTTGGCTGCTCCAACCCACCGTGCGAGACCCACGAGACGGGCACCACCAGCACCGCCACCACTGCCGTGGCCAGCATGGGTGCCGGGCACCTTCCCTGcacagctgcccccgcccccactgtgGTTCGGGTCAGCGTGGCTGCCGGTGTGCTGAAAGGGGCCCAGGCTGCCACTGCTGCCTCGTGCCAAACTCGCCAGACCAGTGCCACCAGCAGCACCATGACTATGATGGTTCCTGGAACCTCGCTgctggggcccagcctggccctggaggTGGGGGGCCACCGGCCCTATGGCCCCGCAACAGGCCTGAGCCAGCTGGTGTCGGTGGGGCACCCGGTCGAGGTCCCTCAcattcccaccacctccaccttgggggctggggagactggCGACAGCACTGGGACTGTCACCACCCTGGAAGCTCTGCTGTGCCCCGTGACTCAAGTCTGCTCCAACCCACCATGTGAGACCCACGAGACGGGCACCACCAACACTGCCACTACCTCGAATGCAGGCGGCGCCCAGCGGGTCTGCTCCAACCCGCCATGCGAGACCCACGAGACGGGCACCACCCACACGCCCACCACGGCCACCTCCAGTGGGAATGCTGGCCAGCCCGAGGGCGCTCAGCAGCCTGCCGCCAGCCGCCCCTGCGAGACGCACCAGACCACTTCCACTGGTACCACCATGTCGGTCAGCGTTGGGGCCCTGCTCCCTGATGCCGGCCCCTCTCACAGGACCCTGGACCCGGGCGCCGAGGTGGGGGCCTCTGCCTCCATGACCCCCACGGTGGGTgcggccctgctggcccccttCCCCACACAGCGGGTCTGTTCCAACCCGCCGTGTGAGACCCACGAGACGGGCACCACGCACACGGCCACCACTGTCACCTCCAACATGAGCTCCAGCCAAG ATCCGCCCACGACGGCCAGTGATCAGGGAGAGGTGGAGAGCACCCAGAGTGACATGGCAAATGTCACCAGCTCCAGTGTCATTACCACCACTGTGTCCTCCGCGCTGACAAGGGCTGTGACCACTGTGACCCAGTCCACACCCGTCCCGGGCCCCTCAGTGCCG CCCCCAGAGGAGCTTCAGGCCTCCCCCGGGCCACGCCAGCAGCTGCCACCGCGGCAACTCCTGCAGTCCGCCTCTACGCCCCTGATGGGGGAGTCCACCGAGGTCCTGTCCGCCTCCCGGCCCCCCGAGCTCCAGGGTGCCATGGACCTCAGCAGCACAGGGGACCCGCCTTCAGGCCAGGAGCCAGCCAGCTCGGCCGTGGTGGCCACTGTGGTGGTCcagccacctgcccccacccagtcCGAAGTGGAGCAGTTGGCACTGCCCCAGGAGCTGATGGCCGAGGCCCAGGCGGGCACCACCACCCTCATGGTCACGGGGCTCACCCCTGAGGAGCTGGCGGTGACGGCGGCTGCTGAAGCGGCCGCCCAGGCTGCTGCCACGGAGGAGGCCCAGGCACTGGCCATCCAGGCTGTGCTCCAGGCTGCGCAGCAGGCTGTCATGG CAGGCACCGGGGAACCCATGGACACGTCGGACGCGGCAGCTGCTGTGACACAGGCGGAGCTGGGGCACCTAGCAGGCGAGGGCCAGGAGGGCCAGGCCACCACCATCCCCATCGTGCTCACACAGCAGGAGCTGGCCGCCCtggtgcagcagcagcagctgcaggaggCGCAGGCACAGCACCACCTCCCTACGGAGGCCCTGGCCCCGGCCGATAGCCTCAACGACCCCACCATCGAGAGCAATTGCCTCAATGAGCTGGCCGGAGCGGTACCCAGCACTGTGGCCCTGCTCCCACCCACGGCCACCGAGA gcctggccccatCCAACACCTTTGTGGCCCCCCAGCCGGTCGTGGTGGCCAGCCCTGCCAAGCTGCAGGCTGCGGCTACCCTGACGGAAGTGGCCAACGGCATCGAGTCCTTGGGTGTG AAGCAGGACCTGCCGCCGCCACCCAAAGCCCCTGTGAAGAAGGAGAACCAGTGGTTTGACGTGGGGGTCATCAAGGGCACCAACGTCATGGTGACGCACTACTTCCTGCCCCCTGATGATGCAGCTCCCTGTGAT gATGACTCCGGCGCAGTCCCAGACTATACCCAGCTGAAGAAGCAGGAACTACAGCCGGGCACGGCCTACAAGTTCCGTGTGGCGGGGATCAATGCCTGTGGACGGGGACCCTTCAGCGAGATCTCCGCCTTTAAGACATGTCTGCCCGGTTTCCCCGGGGCTCCGTGTGCCATAAAAATCAGCAAA AGCCCAGACGGTGCGCACCTCACCTGGGAGCCGCCGTCAGTGACGTCCGGCAAGATCATCGAGTACTCGGTGTACCTGGCCATCCAGAGCTCCCAGGCCAGCGGGGAGCCCAAGAGCTCCACCCCGGCGCAGCTGGCCTTCATGCGGGTGTACTGCgggcccagcccctcctgcctcgtGCAGTCCTCCAGCCTGTCCAACGCGCACATCGACTACACCACCAAGCCCGCCATCATCTTCCGCATTGCCGCCCGCAACGAGAAGGGCTATGGCCCTGCCACCCAAGTCAGGTGGCTGCAAG AAACCAACAAGGACAGCTCTGGCACCAAGCCGGCCAGCAAGCGGCCCATGGCCTCGCCAGAAAT gAAATCTGCTCCAAAGAAATCCAAGGCCGACGGGCAGTGA